Proteins co-encoded in one Maylandia zebra isolate NMK-2024a linkage group LG16, Mzebra_GT3a, whole genome shotgun sequence genomic window:
- the LOC105940716 gene encoding uncharacterized protein LOC105940716, with product MWRAERSPSASQCKESFWELLVFLRGCGSSAPGRQELDRVVLPGSQRICRRDDKSCPPVTMACLPLLLCLSLLLHSELAHPPPAPVNLSVDSLNFRHVLRWKPGDNTPPGTEYGVFVSDNRKKWEQQCNIPTQPQCNQTSGTSMPLMLPEWNFHYYLHVKSFFNQTWSPRSKIIVFVPYKETKLGPPEVSLVGYENYIQINISLPWPDDLPNFPSIQQYNGFRVSFRIGTDGEIQTLETENKSFTLENVKKGAEYCIEVKLNTRELNHEPSAWKCTFTTAVDQQRGLTLGLVIGVPMVAIFIVTSCLLLLFYTGVICKLKETVPRALITALTKGYVLAPQPTVPDPISVTSETGEHNNHTTSPSANIDDVSEDDDDGNYVNRAVDLSSGESCCCEELSGNMSTNSEPTAALDAGSSRLFAKVKVTALPAESDEGQVETEVEGAQLCLVKERSRSGVWGQSQDEEVTKSKEDKEVRDISGNVNLFSVTLASMAARDGDEEDVTGFLKESSLEGLPATDSQTESDHLTPQVFPTHTDRTASRCEGNSTDTLTEEEEEEFSPYLRNR from the exons ATGTGGAGAGCTGAGAGGAGCCCGTCTGCGTCACAGTGTAAGGAGAGTTTCTGGGAGCTGCTCGTCTTTCTCCGAGGCTGTGGAAGCTCCGCTCCGGGCAGACAGGAG CTGGACCGCGTGGTGCTTCCTGGCTCTCAGCGCATTTGCAGACGTGACGATAAATCCTGCCCACCTGTGACGATGGCCTGTCTGCCTCTGCTGCTCTGCCTCAGCTTGCTGCTGCACTCAG AGCTCGCTCATCCGCCTCCCGCACCTGTTAACCTTTCTGTCGACTCTCTGAACTTCCGCCACGTCCTTCGGTGGAAGCCCGGCGACAACACGCCCCCTGGGACAGAGTACGGGGTCTTTGTGAG TGATAATAGAAAGAAGTGGGAACAGCAATGCAACATACCAACGCAGCCCCAATGCAACCAAACATCTGGAACATCGATGCCGCTGATGCTACCAGAGTGGAACTTTCATTATTACCTGCACGTCAAATCGTTCTTCAACCAAACCTGGTCTCCGAGGTCCAAAATAATTGTGTTTGTCCCTTACAAAGAAA CTAAATTAGGTCCTCCAGAGGTCTCACTGGTCGGATATGAAAACTACATCCAGATCAACATTTCACTGCCTTGGCCCGATGACCTGCCAAACTTTCCCAGTATCCAGCAATATAACGGCTTCAGAGTCTCATTTCGGATCGGAACCGATGGAGAAATCCAG ACgctggaaacagaaaataaaagttttaccCTTGAAAACGTAAAGAAAGGGGCGGAGTACTGCATAGAGGTGAAGCTCAACACCAGAGAACTAAACCATGAGCCGTCTGCCTGGAAGTGCACCTTCACCACGGCGGTGGACcagcagagag gccTCACTTTAGGTTTGGTCATCGGCGTCCCGATGGTTGCCATCTTCATCGTCACGAGCTGCCTGCTCCTCCTCTTCTACACGGGAGTCATTTGTAAACTGAAGGAAACTGTGCCCAGAGCTCTAATT ACGGCTCTAACCAAAGGCTACGTCCTGGCCCCGCAGCCCACCGTCCCAGATCCCATCTCAGTTACCTCGGAGACCGGGGAGCATAACAATCACACAACATCACCTTCTGCCAACATTGACGATGTCTCAGAGGACGACGATGATGGCAACTATGTGAACAGAGCAGTGGATCTCTCCTCGGGGGAGAGCTGCTGCTGTGAGGAGCTGTCTGGCAACATGTCAACGAACAGCGAGCCAACGGCAGCACTGGACGCTGGAAGCTCAAGGTTATTTGCTAAGGTGAAAGTAACGGCGCTGCCTGCAGAGTCTGACGAAGGCCAGGTGGAGACGGAGGTGGAGGGAGCGCAGCTCTGTTTGGTGAAAGAGAGGAGTCGAAGTGGAGTCTGGGGACAAAGTCAGGACGAGGAGGTGACGAAGTCCAAAGAGGACAAGGAGGTGCGGGACATCTCCGGCAATGTCAACCTGTTCTCAGTCACCCTCGCCTCAATGGCTGCACGCGATGGAGATGAGGAGGACGTCACAGGCTTTTTGAAAGAGTCCAGCCTGGAGGGTTTACCTGCCACAGACTCACAAACTGAATCAGATCACCTGACACCTCAAGTATTCCCGACACACACAGACCGCACTGCGAGCAGATGTGAAGGCAACAGCACGGACACGCTaactgaagaggaagaggaggagttcTCGCCCTATTTGAGAAACAGATGA